Genomic window (Synechococcus sp. LA31):
GAACAGCTCAAGGAGGCGCGTAAAGCCACCCAACAGCTGATTCAGGAAGCGGAGCAGGATTCCGACAAGCTCTATCGCGAAGCCCTGGCTATGGCCACGGCTGAAGCCAATGCCTCTCGTGAACAGGCGCGTCGTGAGATCGATGCACAACGGGAGTCGGCCCTTGGTCAGCTCAAGGGTGATGCCGAGAAGCTCGGTGACCTGATTGTCGACCGTCTGCTGGCCGCCAAATGACTATTCCTAGCCTTTTCGCCAATCACGGTGGCTTTGGTCTGAACCTCGATCTGTTCGAGACCAACATCATCAATCTGGCGATCGTCATCTTCGCTCTCTACAAGTTTCTGCCCAATTTCCTGGGCGGCATTCTTGAGCGGCGCCGGGCGATCATTCTGGCCGATCTCAAAGATGCCGAAGAGCGTCTGGCCGGTGCCACCACACAGCTCGCTCAGGCCCAGAAGGATCTTGCCGACGCGCAGCAGAAGGCTGAGCGGATCCGTGCGGATGGCAAAGCCCGTGCTGAGTCCATCCGTCTAGAGAGCGAAAGGCGCACCATCGACGAGATGGCTCGCCTCAAGCAGGGCGCAACGGCCGACATGAATGCTGAAGCCGCTCGCGTCAGCAATCAGCTCCGCCGTGAGGCCGCTCGCTTAGCGATCGAGAAGGCTCTAGCCACTCTCCCCGGCAAGCTCAGCCCTGAAGCTCAGGCACAGCTGCTCAGCCAGTCCATCAATACCCTGGGGAACGCCTGATGCCGTTGCTCAACACGATCACCACCCCCTACGCCGAAGCCTTCCTTCAGGTGGCTGAAAGCCGCAAGGAAGTCGACGAGGTGGTCGATCAGGCCAAGGCCGTTCTCGCCCTCTGGCATGAATCCCCCGAACTGCGCCAGGCCATGGCCTCGCCGGTGCTTGAGGTGGATGCCAAGAAGGCTGTTCTCGAGAAGCTGTTCAGTGATCAGCTCACGCCTTCGTTCCTCAACCTGCTGAAGCTGCTGGCCGATCGCCAGCGCATCGGTGTTCTCGATGCGGTGCTCGATCGCATGCTCGAGCTCTACCGCGAGCAGCGCAACATCGCCCTCGCCAATGTGATCTCGGCCACTGCTCTGAATGAAGAGCAGCAAGCTGAGCTCAGCAAGAAGGTTCAGGCCGTTGCCGGTACCGACAAGCTGGAGTTCAACCTCTCGGTAGATCCTGATCTGATCGGCGGTTTCGTCGTCAAGGTTGGCTCCAAGGTGATTGACGCCAGCCTCGCGGGTCAGGTGCGTCGCCTCGGACTAGCGCTGGCCAAGGTGAGCTAGCCCCGCACCCGAATCCTCTCCTCACCCCTCGTCCTCATCCTCCTCGCCTCCCATGGTTTCCATCCGCCCCGACGAGATCAGCGCGATCCTCAAGCAGCAGATCGCTGATTACGACAAGTCGGTCTCCGTCAGCAACGTCGGCACCGTGCTGCAGATCGGCGACGGCATTGCCCGCGTCTACGGCCTTGATCAGGTCATGGCCGGTGAGCTGGTGCAGTTCGAAGACGGCACCGAGGGCATCGCTCTGAACCTCGAAGACGACAACGTCGGCGCGGTGCTGATGGGTGAGGGCCGGGGTATCCAGGAAGGCAGCACCGTGAAGGCCACGGGAAAGATCGCCTCGGTCCCCGTGGGCGACGCCATGCTGGGCCGTGTGGTGAACCCACTGGGTCTGCCGATCGATGGCAAGGGTGACATCGCCACCAGCGAGACCCGCCTGATCGAGTCGATGGCGCCTGGAATCATCCAGCGCAAGTCGGTGCATGAGCCGATGCAGACCGGCATCACCGCCATCGACGCGATGATTCCCATCGGCCGCGGCCAGCGCGAGCTGATCATCGGCGACCGCCAGACTGGCAAGACTGCCATCGCGATCGACACGATCATCAACCAGAAGGGCGAAGACGTTGTCTGCGTCTACGTGGCCGTGGGCCAGAAGGCCGCTTCCGTGGCCAACGTGGTTGAAGTGCTGCGCGAAAAGGGCGCTCTCGATTACACCATCGTGGTGGCTGCTAACGCCTCCGAGTCGGCTGCTCTCCAGTACCTGGCTCCCTACACCGGCGCTGCCATCGCTGAGTCCTTCATGTACAAGGGCAAGGCCACGCTGGTGATCTATGACGACCTCACCAAGCAGGCTCAGGCCTATCGCCAGATGTCGCTGCTGCTGCGCCGTCCCCCCGGTCGTGAGGCCTACCCCGGCGACGTGTTCTATTGCCACAGCCGCTTGCTCGAGCGCGCCGCCAAGCTGAGCGATGCCATGGGCAAGGGTTCGATGACCGCCCTGCCGATCATCGAAACCCAGGCCGGCGACGTGTCGGCTTACATCCCCACCAACGTGATCTCGATCACGGACGGTCAGGTGTTCCTGAGCTCCGACCTGTTCAACTCCGGTCTGCGCCCCGCCATCAACGTGGGCATCTCGGTGAGCCGTGTGGGCGGTGCTGCCCAGACCAAGGCCATCAAGAAGATTGCCGGCACACTGAAGCTGGAACTGGCTCAGTTCGACGAACTGGCTGCCTTCTCCCAGTTTGCCTCCGACCTGGACGCCGCTACCCAGCAGCAGCTGGCCCGCGGTAAGCGTCTTCGCGAGATCCTCAAGCAGTCCCAGTTCAGCCCCCTAATCCTGGCTGAGCAGGTTGCTGTGGTCTACGCCGGCGTGAAGGGCATGATCGACGAAGTGCCTGTGGAGTCGGTGGTTCAGTTCTGCCGCGAACTGCGCGAGTACCTCAAGAGCAACAAGCCTGACTTCATCACCAAGATCCAAACCGAGAAGCAGCTCAGCGATGAAGCTGAAGCCATGCTCAAAGACGCCATCAACGAAGTGAAGTCGTCGATGCTGGCTGCGGCCTGATCCTGACGGTTAACCCGGAGAACCCCTTCCATGGCGAACCTCAAGGAGATCCGCGACAGGATCAGTTCCGTTAAGAACACCCGCAAGATCACCGAGGCCATGCGCCTGGTGGCCGCCGCCAAAGTGCGCCGAGCCCAGGAGCAGGTGCTGCGCAGCCGGCCGTTTGCCGACCGGCTGGCGCGGATTCTGGAAAATCTCCAGACCCGCATGCAGTTCGAATCGGTGGATGCTCCCCTGTTGGAGAGCCGCGAGGTGAGCACAATCACGCTGCTTGCCGTTACCGGTGATCGCGGGTTGTGCGGTGGCTACAACGCCAACATCATTAAGCGCACGGAGCAGCGTCACGCTGAACTCTCTGCTCAGGGCTTCAAGGTTGATTTGGTGTTGATTGGCCGCAAAGTGGCCACTTATTTCCAGAACCGCTCCAGCCAGTACTCCATTCGCGCCACCTTCATGGGGTTGGAGCAGGTGCCCAATGCTGCTGAAGCCGGCAAGATCTCGGAAGAAGTACTGGCTGAGTTTCTCTCTGGTACCACCGATCGCGTCGAGATCATCTTCACCAAGTTCATTAACTTGGTGAGCTCCAAGCCCGTGTCGCAGACCCTGTTGCCCCTGGATCCCCAGGGCATCGCCAGCCCGGATGACGAGATCTTCCGTCTCACCACCCGTGATGGTCAGCTCGGCGTGGAGAAGGGCTCGGTGGCCAACGAGCAACCTTCCCTGCCTTCCGATCTGGTGTTCGAACAGACCCCTGAGCAGCTGCTCAATGCTCTGTTGCCCCTCTATCTCCAGAACCAGCTGCTGCGCTCGCTCCAGGAAGCTGCTGCATCGGAGCTGGCCAGCCGGATGACGGCGATGAACAACGCCAGTGACAACGCCAAGGCGCTCGCCAAGACGTTGACCCTCGACTACAACAAGGCCCGCCAGGCCGCCATTACCCAGGAGATCCTGGAAGTGGTGGGCGGTGCGGCTGCCATGGCCTGATCGCTCGCAGCCAGCAAAAAACCTCGTCGGTCGGTCGCCGCCGCTTTGCGGATGCGACCTTCCCGGCGGGGTTTTTTGCTGGCTGGGCGTGGGGGTGTGTCGGCGGGGAGGATGAATGCAGCGGCGATTGAGCGTGGAACTGCTGGGCTTGTTTCCGTTGGCGTTGGGGCGGGTGCCGTTGCGTCTGGATCCTTGGGATCTGGCGTTGTTGATTCAGGAGGTGTTGGCCTTGCGCGGCGATGCTGAGGGCAATCCCACGCCTGGCTGCGCCTGGACAGGTGACATCAACGGCATCTGGCAGGTGCATCGGTTGGAGGCTTTTACGGCGATCACGGCGGAGGTGGAGCGCCAGGCCTGGGCGTATCTGAAGGAACTCGGTTTTCGTGAAGGCAGTGTGGCGCTGCATGTGCAGCGGGCCTGGCCGGTGGTGAGTGAGGTGGGCCAGGTGGTGGGCCGGCATCACCACCCCAACGCCCATCTCAGTGCGGTGCTGTATCTCAACGGCGATGGCAGCGGGCGCAGCGGCTGCCTGCGCTTGTTTCCCCGCCAGCACAGCAACGAGCTGGTAACGGGTTTGGCGGTCGGCCATGGCGGCCCGATTGAAGCGGATTCAGCGGGTGGCCAGCGTTGGAATGCTCCCTGGGTGGATGTGGCGCCGCAGGCCGGCCTGCTGGTGCTGTTCCCCGCCCAGACGGATCACGCCGTGACGGCTAACGACGACGAGGAGGACGTGCGCCTCTCGCTGGCTTTTGATCTGGCGCTCACCGCTCCCTTGGCCGGCCCCGCTGATGCGGCCCCGCCGGAATACCTGGCTCCCCACCCGGCTCAATGGACTGAGCTGCAGCAGCGGGCCGGTGATCCAGGACAATGAACGGCCACGTGCCCCAGCTGCCGCTGCGCCCCATGAGCGACACCTACACCGTTGTTTGCGAGATCAACGGCACCAGCCACAGTTTCAGCTGCAGCGCTGAGCAGACCGTGTTGGCTGCAGCCGAAGCGGCCGGGGTCGACCTGCCTAGCTCCTGCTGCTCCGGCGTATGCACCACTTGTGCTGCCCGTATCCATGAGGGAACCGTGCACCAGCCCGACGCCATGGGCGTGAAGGCCGAGCTACAGGAGCAGGGTTATGCGCTGCTGTGTGTGGCTTTCCCCCGCAGCGACCTCAAGCTCACCGCAGGCCAGGAAGACGCGCTCTACGAAGCCCAGTTCGGTCAGTACCAGAAGTGAGCAGGGGCCAGCTGCGGCCACTGCTGTTGCAGCTGGAACGCCAGAGCGGCTCGCTGCGCAGCCAGATCGAAGCAGCGGTGGCCGCTCACGGCACCCCTCTGCGCTGGGCGATCACCGCTGTGCAGCAGCGCGCTGATCAGCCAGCGCTGCTGCAGATCGAGGCCGTGGTGCTCAGCGCTGGCGATTGTCAGCAGGAGGATGCCTGATGAGCACGGCGCTTCCGCTCCCCACCCTGTTGGTGATTCCCACCGGCATTGGCTGCGCCGTGGGCGGCTACGCCGGTGATGCGCTGCCGGCGGCTCGCTTGTTGGCGGCGGCGAGTGGCTGCCTGATCACCCATCCGAATGTGATGAATGGCGCGGCGCTCTATTGGAGTGATTCGCGGATTCACTACGTGGAGGGCTCCAGCCTCGATCGTTTTGCGGCAGGCGCCTTGGCGTTGCAGCCGGTGCGGCAGCAACGGGTGGGGCTGCTGTTGGATGCTGGTATCGAGCCAGAGCTGCGCCAACGGCATCTGCAGGTGGCCGATGGCTGCCGCGCCACGCTTGGCCTGGATGTGGGTCCGGTGGTGACCACCGATCGCCCGCTGGAGGTGAGCCTCAGCCTGGGTGCCAGCGGGGTGAGCTGGGGGCAGTTGGGCCAGCCGGAGGCGCTGCTGCGGGCGGGCCTGGAGCTGAAAGCCGCTGGTGCCACGGCGATTGCCGTGGTGGCCCGCTTTCCCGATGATCCTGAAAGCGAAGCCCTGGCGGCCTATCGCCAGGGCAGTGGTGTGGATGCCCTCGCCGGCGCGGAAGCGGTGATCAGCCACCTGCTCAGCCGTGAGCTGGGCTTGCCCTGTGCCCATGCCCCGGCCCTTAGTCCGCTGCCCCTGGATCCCGATCTTGATCCCCGGGCCGCAGGTGAGGAGCTGGGCTTCACGTTCCTGCCCTGCGTGCTGGTGGGCTTGAGCCGGGCTCCGGATCTGGTGCCTGCGGCAGCAGGGGCTGCGGCGATACGGATCGAATCGGTGGGCGCGGTGATTGCTCCGGCCGGTGCCTTGGGAGGTGCAGCCGTGTTGGCCTGCGCTGAACGCGGCATTCCGGTGATTGCCGTGGAGAACCCCTGCCTGCTGGAGGTGACAGCCGAGGCTTTGGGGTTGGAGGTGATCCCGGCTGCCAGCTACAGCGAGGCCGCTGGCTTGGTGCTGGCCCTGCGCGAGGGGATTGCGCCGGGGGCTCTGCGCCGGCCGTTAGCTGCGTTGCAGCCGCAACCCTGATGGCAGGGTTTGGCACCAAAGGGCTGGCTCCTGAGCAGCCGTGCCCTTGCGGGGGGGCAACCTATGGCACCTGTTGCCGCCCACTGCACCGCCAGGAGCGTGCCGCAGCCACGGCAGAACAGCTGATGCGTTCGCGCTACAGCGCCTATGCCCTGGCGGAGATCGATCACCTGCTGCGCACTCAGCCCTCAGACCAACCGCTCCGGGATCGCCGCCGCTCCTTGGAGACCAACTGCCGCCAGTTGCGCTGGCGTGACTTGGAGATTCTCGCCACCGAGGCCGGTGGGCTGGATGATCTGCACGGCACCGTGACCTTCGCGGCCCACTACAGCGCCAGCGGTGAGCCTGGTGTGTTGCGGGAACGTTCGCGCTTTGGCCGCGAAGGCGGACGATGCAATGGAGCCTGGCTCTACCTCGAGGCGCTCGAGCTCAACGATTGAGACCGGAGCAAATGCGGTCGAGCACGGAGGCGCAGCGGGTGCTCGAGTGTGCCATGCATTCACCGCTGAGGGTTTCGAGCCAGAGCTCGCCGGTGCTGGCGATGTCGCTCCAGTCGGCCCACACGCGCACATAGTCGTTCACGCGGCGGCCGGCGCAGGGCCGCTCGAAGGCCATCAGGGTGCGCTGATCGGGCTGTTCCACCTCCAGGCCAAGTTGCTCCAGTAGCGGCCTGAGCAACTCGCCAGGGGAGTTGGAGCTGCGAAAGGGAACGAGCGCGCGGCAGTAGGCCATGGCGATGGTGAAGCCGTCCTCTCTACCTATGGACACCGGCCGGACTGGATCAGCCCTAGCTCACAATCTCTTCAGCTCAGGCAGGCCATCGGATGGCGCGTGGGTAGCCCCAGGGCCTTGGCCACCCCTGGATGGCAAACGGCACCACGCACGGTGTTGAGGCCCGATACCAGCTCCGGTCGATCGGTGACGGCTTCCACCAGGCCACGGCCGGCCACGGCGAGGATGTAGGGGAGGGTGACGCTCACCAAGGCCTCTGTGGAGGTAAATGGCACGGCGCCGGGCATGTTGCCCACGGCGTAGTGCTGTACGCCGTGAATGGTCACCACTGGATCGGTGTGGGTGGTTTCGCGGCTGGTGGCAATGCAGCCGCCCTGGTCGATGGCCACATCCACGATCACCGAGCCCGTTTGCATCTGAGCCACGAGCTCCTCGCTCACCAGGGTGGGTGCACGATCGCCAGGGAGCAGCACCGCGCCAATGAGCAGATCGGCGCTGGGCACCAGCCGCTCCAGCAAGCCGCGGCTGCTAACCAGGCTCACCAGGCGCCCCTGCCGCTGACCCTCCAACCGCCGCAACCGCTCGGGCGAGAGATCCAGCAGAAGCACCTCTGCGTCCATGGCGGCGGCCAGCCGCGCCGCATTCCAGCCCACGCTGCCGGCCCCCAGCACGACCACCCGCGCTGGCCGCACGCCGGTGCAGCCGCCGATCAAGACGCCACGGCCGCCCTGGGGTTTCTCCAGCAGCCTGGCGCCCACCTGCGCCGCGAGGCGGCCAGCGATTTCGCTCATCGGTGCCAGCAGCGGCAGGCTGCCGTCGTCGAGCTGCACGGTTTCATAGGCGATGGCCGTGGTGCCGGCATCGAGCAGGGCACGGCCTACGGCGGGATAGGCGGCAAGGTGCAGATAGGTGAACAGCACCAGATCACGCCGCAGAAAGCCGAATTCCTCTGGCTGTGGCTCCTTCACCTTCACCACCAGGTGCGCACCCCAGGCTTCCGCTTGATCCACCACGGCCGCCCCTGCGGTTTCAAACGCCGCATCGCTGATGCCAGCGCCTTCGCCGGCTCCCTGCTCGATGCGCACCTGCAGGCCATGGCTCACCAGCTCCCGCACCGCATCGGGTGTGAGGGCAACCCGCCGTTCATCGGGTTTGATTTCCCGCGGCACGCCGATGCTGGCGATCGGGGCGATGGAGCCGGCCATGGGGCACCCGCGGGGCTGGTCAGCCTTCAGCTTGGCGCTGCTGGCAGGGGTTGGCCACTGCACGCGTTTGAGCATCGGCTCACGCCGCGCGATGCGTTGGGTGCCGCACCGTTGATCAGGCCGCTGCGATCGGCATCCGCCAGCCGCTACCGAAGGAGCGTTGGCCGAGCTTGAGCACCGGTGGCGCTTGTCGGCGTTTGAACTCCGCGCGTCGTAGCAGCTGCATCACGCGATCGGCCATAGCCCGATCGACACCACTGGTGACAAGCTCTTCCGGGCTTTGGTGCTCTTCGAGCAGCGCCTGGAGAACAGGGTCGAGCACCGCGTAGTCGGGCAGCGAATCGCTGTCTTGTTGGTCGGGCCGTAATTCGGCGCTCGGCGGTTTGTCGCGAATCGCGAGGCCGATCAGTTCACCGTTAGGCGGAAAACCCAGATCCTGGCGGCAGTGTGTGGCTTGCGGCGAATCCAGCCAGGCGCAGAGGCTGAACACGCCGGTTTTGTAGAGGTCGCCGATCACGGCCAGGCCGCCATTCATGTCGCCATAGAGGGTGCAGTAGCCCACCGCCAGTTCCGACTTATTGCCGGTGGCGAGCAGCAGTTGGCCCTGCTGGTTGGCCACCGCCATCAGCAAGGTCCCGCGGATCCGCGATTGCAAGTTTTCAGCCGTGAGCCCTTCGGGTACCGCGCTCAGTGGCGGTGTGAGGGCGGTGTCGAAGCTCGTCATCAGCGCCTCGATCGGCACGGTGTGGGTGGCGATCCCCAACCGATTGGCCAGGGCAAGGGAGTCGTTGATCGATCCGGGCGAGCTCCAGGGCGAGGGCATCAACAAAGCCTTCACATTGTCTGGACCCAAAGCCGCTGCGGCAATCGCTGCCACCAGGGCTGAATCGATGCCGCCGCTGAGCCCCAGCAACGCCTTGCCGAAGCCGCACTTACGCGCGTAATCACGCACCCCCAGCACCAAGGTGCGTAGCAGCAGTTCGTTGGGGTCCGGCAGGGCGGCGGCTCTATCACAGCTCCCACGGGCTGGCGTTGTGGTGTCCCAAATGCCCAGATCAGGTGTGGCGAAGGCCAGCTGGCATTGGATCCTTCCGCTCGCTGCTGCCACAAAACTGCCGCCGTCGAACACCAGTTCGTCGTTGCCGCCCACCTGGTTCACGTACACCACCGGGCAGTGCAGGCGCCGCGCCGCCGCCGCCGCCAGTTCGCGCCGCAGCTGCGCTTTGCCGTCACCAAAGGGTGATGCCGAGAGGTTGATCAGCAGATCGGGCTGGAGCGTCTGCAACTCCGCCACGGGGTCGGCGCCCAGCAGCCGCTGCGGGTACAGCTCCTCCTCCACCCAGAGGTCTTCGCAGATGGTGAGGCCAAGGCGCCAGCACTGTCCGCCCCGCTCCAGCTCCAGCAAGTAGGGCTCATCGGCGGGGCGGAAATAGCGCTGCTCGTCGAACACGTCGTAGCTGGGCAGTAGCCGTTTGCGCGCCACGATCCGCCAGTCACCGTGCTCCACCAGGGCAGCGCTGTTGAACAGATCAGGCTGTTGGCCATCGCCGGCGGGCTCGCTCACGCCAAGCAGCAACGCCAGCCCCTCAGGGAGGTCAGAGGCCAGTCGCTCCAGCACCTCTTGTTGCCGCTGCCGCAGGGCTGGCCGCAGCAGCAGATCGCGGGGGGGATAGCCCCAGAGGGCCAGCTCCGGCGCCACCACCAGATCGGCTCCCTGGAGAGCGGCGGCTTGGCAGGCCGCCAGAAGCTGGGCACCATTGCCGGCCAAATCGCCCACCAGCGGATTGATCTGGGCGAGGGCGAGGCGCATCGGTTAACGGGGCGTGTGGGAGGGCTGCTGCCCCAGGCCATAGAGATTGTGACGAACCAGTTCAGCCCACAACGCCGCCGGCACCTGTTCGGGGCTGGGATGGCGGCGGATTGCCGAGCTCGCGGTGGCTGGCACCGGCAGGTGCACGAGCTCTGGCTGCCCGCCTAGCGATCGAATCGCATCCAGCGCTGCCGGATCGAGCACAAACCCCTGGCGAGGCACCACTGCCAGCCGGCAGCGCTGCAGCAGCTCGTCGGCCTTCCACCAGCTCGGCACCTGAGCGGCCAGATCGCCCCCCACCACAAACACCAGCTCTTGACTCGGCCAGCGCTCGGCTGCCCGCTCCAGTGTGATCAACGCCCGTGGGTGGCTGAGCGCCTGAACGTGGTGGATGCGTGGATCGCCGAGGGCTTCCACCAAGGCGCCCAGCAGCTGCGCCCGCAGCTCTAAAGGTGCACCGTGCTGTTTGAACGGGTTATCGCTGGCCCAGGTGGCCACCTGGCCGTAGTGCTCGGCCAACCCCTCCAGCAGCGCCCGGTGGCCTTCGGTGGGGGGGTCGGCGCTGGTGCCGAGCAGGGCCAGGGCGGGCGTGGCGCTCATGGCAGCAGCGGTTTCAGGGCTGCAGGCCGGCTGCTTTTCTCCTGCCATTGCTGCAGCCAGGCCCGGGCCTGAGGGTCTTGGTGGGCCAGTCGCCGCAGCAGCGACGCGGGGCGCAGCCGGCCCCGTTCGGCGCTCCGCAGCAGTTCGGCGGCGGCTAGTCGGCCGGTGAGCCGGGTGGTGTGCACGGCTAGCGCCGCCTGGGCCAGGGCCACCGGCGCCGCTGGCGCCAGGCTCAGGCCCCCGCTCAGGGGAGCGGCGAGCAGCAACACCTGGCGCAGGCCACCCAGCAGCAGTTGGATGCCCACCTGGGTGCCTCCAAGCAGGGCGTTCTGGGCTGACAGCCGCGTGAGCAGGGTGCGGGCACCGCCGCCACCCAGCTCCAGGCCGTAGAGCTCGCAGAGCTGCACCACCAGGGCGGTGTCGAGCGCAATGCCGCCGGCGAGATCCAACAGCAGTAAGGGATTGGCGGCCACACCCGTGGCCTTGAGCGCGGCGTAGCGGCCGATCAGAGCCTGGGCGCCGTCTTTGCCACGCCGCAGCCGCCACTGGTGCAGCCGCTGGGCGAAGCGATCAGCCGCCCGCAGACCGTTGAGCCCCAGGAGCAGCGCGCCGTGATGACCAAGCAGCTGGAGCAGGGCCCGGCGCAGCGGCGCCACCTGGGGCGGCATCGGTTCACTGCGCACGCGGCCATCGGCTAACACCGTGGCCCGCCGCGGCGCCGAGGCCACCGGCAAAAGATCCAGATCGCGGTGGGCTGGTGGGAGGCGCCGGCGGATGCTGCTGATCAGGGTGTCGCGTTGATCCTCTGGCCAGCAATCGATCCGGTTGAGCACTAGCAGCACCGGCTTGCCCGCAGCCAACAATGGCTCCAGAGCCTCAGCTTCCGGTGTCGTGAGGTCGCTGTCGAGCACCAGCAGCACCAGATCCGCTCCCATGGCCACCCGGGCCGCTAGACGCTGCCGGGCCCGGGCAGCGATCTCATCGATGCCGGGGGTGTCCACCAGATCCACCCCCGCCAGGCCTGGGATGCGAACGCCCCAGGGGCGCCTCTGCTGACGTCGGGTGCAGCCATGGGCCACATCGGTGGCAAAGGCTTGCTCCTCCATCAGTGCGTTCAGCAGGCTGGATTTGCCCACACCCACCCGGCCAAACACCGCCACGCGCAGGCGCCGCTGTTGCAACGCCAGCAACTGCTGATCAAGCCCTTGGAGGTCTGGGCCCAGAGCGCTGCGCTCGCGGTCGCTCAGCCGCAGCCCACTGCGCCACTCGCCCAGCAGCAGCTCACAGCGCTCAGCGGTGGAGGGGGAACGCAAAGGCGGCGGTGGTAACGCCATGCATTGAAGCGGTTGTGCCATCGTCGCGCTCAGCCCCGCTCGCTTCCATGCTGATCAGCCCAGCCGTGTACGCCGAGCGCCGCGCCCGTTTCTTCCAGGCTCTCGGTGGTGCCGCCGCGGTGCTGCCCGCGGCCCCGCTGGTGACCCACCATGCCGATTGCGAGTGGCCGTTCCGCCAGAACAGCGACTTCTGGTATCTCACCGGCTTCGATGAGCCCGATGCAGTGGCGTTGTTCCTGCCGCACAGGCCTGAAGGGGAGCGCTTTGTGCTGTTCGTGAACCCCAAGGAGCCGAGCGCCGAGGTGTGGAACGGTTTTCGCTGGGGGTGTGAAGGCGCGGTGGCGCAGTTTGGCGCGGATCTGGCCCATCCCCGCAGCGAGCTGGCCCAGCGCCTGCCGGAGTACCTGAGCGGTGCTGAAGGCATCGCCTTTCGGGTGGGCAAGCATGCAGCGGTGGAGCCGCTGGTGCTGCAGGCTTGGGCCGGCCAGCTAGATCGCGCGCCCCGCAGCGGGGCTGCTGCTTTGGGGCTGGTGGCTCCCTGCCCACTGCTGCACGCGCTGCGGCTGCGCAAGAGTCCCGAGGAGCTGGATCGCATGCGCGAGGCGGCTCGCATCTCGGCGGAGGCCCATGAGCTCGCGCGCCAGGTGGCGCGGCCTGGATTGAACGAGCGCCAGGTGCAGGCGGTGATCGAGCAGCACTTCCTGGAGCAGGGCGCCCGCGGCGCGGCGTACAACTCGATCGTGGCCGGAGGCGATAACGCTTGCGTGTTGCACTACACCTCGAATAACGCCCAGTTGCGCGATGGCGACCTGCTCCTGATCGATGCCGGCTGCTCCCTGAACGACTACTACAACGGAGACATCACCCGCACCTTCCCGATTAACGGCCACTTCACTGGCGAGCAGCGGGCCCTCTACGAGCTGGTGCTCGCGGCCCAAGAGGCCGCCGTGGCCGCTGTGGCACCGGGACAAACCGCTGAAGGCGTGCATGAGACAGCCGTACGCGTGCTGGTGCAGGGCCTTGTGGATCTAGGGCTTCTGGCCGGCGAGATCGACGGAATCATCGAGCAGGGTGCCTACCGCCACCTCTACATGCATCGCACCGGCCATTGGCTAGGCCTCGATGTGCACGATGTGGGCGCCTATCGCCTCGGTGAGCACCACAACGCGCTCGAGCCCGGCATGGTGCTCACCGTTGAACCGGGTTTGTATGTGAGCGATCGCCTGGCGGTACCTGAGGGGCAGCCTGCGATTGAGGACCGCTGGAAGGGCATTGGGATCCGCATCGAAGATGACGTAGCGGTGACCGAGCACAGCCACGAAAACCTCACGGCTTCGGCACTCAAGGCCCCGGCAGCGATGGAGCGCTAGCCGAGCACTGGCTCCAAGGCCGCCAGCACCGCAAGGGTGGTTGGGATCACCGCATCGGCGCCCGCCTCGAGGAGCTGCGCTTCGTAGAGGCCGCGCCGTTCACGCTCGTCGGGGCTGTGCAGGTGGGGTGGTGCCACCGCCAGGCTCAGGAAGCGCTGCTGCGGTTGCTCCTGGCGAGCGCGCTGCACGGTGAGCACATCGGCCACGGTGTCGCCTAGGTAGGCCACCGGGGTGGTGCTGGTGTCCAGGGGGCCGCACAGCTCGCTGGCCAGGTGCAGAAAGCCTGTGGGATCGGGTTTGTCGGGGGCATCTCCCATGGCGATCAGGGGTGGGTGGCTCAGCCCCAGCCGCTGTTCGAGCACAAACCGGGCCGAGGGTGGTTCGGCACCGCTCACAAAGCCCCAGGCCACGCCGGCGGCGCTCAGCTGCTCAAAAAACT
Coding sequences:
- a CDS encoding TIGR01548 family HAD-type hydrolase; translated protein: MIRDVGGSYRRAIVETVHHYSGVRPHAASIDALKAEGCWNNDWEASLELLRRGGLGHLPSFEALVEVFNSFYFGGDPEGDPSAWQGFIGSEPLLVEREFFEQLSAAGVAWGFVSGAEPPSARFVLEQRLGLSHPPLIAMGDAPDKPDPTGFLHLASELCGPLDTSTTPVAYLGDTVADVLTVQRARQEQPQQRFLSLAVAPPHLHSPDERERRGLYEAQLLEAGADAVIPTTLAVLAALEPVLG
- a CDS encoding aminopeptidase P N-terminal domain-containing protein → MLISPAVYAERRARFFQALGGAAAVLPAAPLVTHHADCEWPFRQNSDFWYLTGFDEPDAVALFLPHRPEGERFVLFVNPKEPSAEVWNGFRWGCEGAVAQFGADLAHPRSELAQRLPEYLSGAEGIAFRVGKHAAVEPLVLQAWAGQLDRAPRSGAAALGLVAPCPLLHALRLRKSPEELDRMREAARISAEAHELARQVARPGLNERQVQAVIEQHFLEQGARGAAYNSIVAGGDNACVLHYTSNNAQLRDGDLLLIDAGCSLNDYYNGDITRTFPINGHFTGEQRALYELVLAAQEAAVAAVAPGQTAEGVHETAVRVLVQGLVDLGLLAGEIDGIIEQGAYRHLYMHRTGHWLGLDVHDVGAYRLGEHHNALEPGMVLTVEPGLYVSDRLAVPEGQPAIEDRWKGIGIRIEDDVAVTEHSHENLTASALKAPAAMER